A region from the Natronorubrum halophilum genome encodes:
- a CDS encoding HesB/IscA family protein has translation MSTDSMDGGEADARPEIEVTEPAAEQARSLLESEGLDDTVAGLRLFVQQGGCAGLSYGMRFDDSPDDDDTIYEHHGLRVFVDPASLKYIEGSRLDYESGLQAEGFHVENPNVVSECGCGESFRT, from the coding sequence ATGAGCACGGACAGCATGGATGGCGGCGAGGCGGACGCGCGTCCCGAAATCGAAGTGACGGAACCGGCGGCCGAGCAGGCGCGCTCCCTGCTCGAGAGCGAAGGGCTCGACGATACCGTAGCGGGACTTCGACTCTTCGTCCAGCAGGGTGGCTGTGCGGGACTATCCTACGGAATGCGGTTCGATGATTCGCCCGACGACGACGATACGATCTACGAGCACCACGGGCTTCGCGTGTTCGTCGATCCGGCCAGCCTGAAATACATCGAAGGCAGCCGTCTGGACTACGAGAGCGGCCTGCAGGCCGAGGGGTTCCACGTCGAGAATCCCAACGTCGTCAGCGAGTGCGGCTGTGGCGAATCGTTCCGAACGTAG